The proteins below are encoded in one region of Campylobacter rectus:
- the leuC gene encoding 3-isopropylmalate dehydratase large subunit yields the protein MQNSKQTITEKIFSEHVGREVFAGEIIESDIDMVIGNDITTPISIKQFERSGATKLANPDGFSVVMDHYIPAKDILSANQAKISRDFAYKHDLKNYFDEKDMGIEHALLPEKGLVVPGDVIIGADSHTCTHGALGAFATGMGSTDLAYAMITGKNWFKVPPTIKVIFRGKLDRHVYGKDLILEIIRHIGVDGALYKALEFTGETIENLDMDGRFSMCNMAIEAGGKSGIIAVDETTKEFLKGKNLRAEPKLHYSDEGANYEQILQIDVSKLDPVIAYPFLPSNGKSVREAVKDDIAIDQAFIGSCTNGRLSDLRIAAEILKGRKVARKTRLIITPATQKIALQAQKEGLMDIFAEAGAVVSNPTCGACLGGYMGILGVGERCVSTTNRNFVGRMGDRTSEVYLANSAVAAASAVVGKIADPRDL from the coding sequence ATGCAAAACTCAAAGCAAACCATCACCGAAAAGATTTTCAGCGAGCACGTAGGACGCGAGGTTTTCGCGGGCGAGATCATCGAAAGCGACATCGACATGGTCATCGGCAACGACATCACGACTCCGATCTCCATCAAGCAGTTTGAGCGAAGCGGCGCGACGAAGCTCGCCAACCCGGACGGCTTTAGCGTCGTGATGGACCACTACATCCCCGCCAAAGACATCCTAAGCGCCAACCAAGCCAAAATCAGCCGCGATTTTGCGTATAAGCACGATTTGAAAAATTATTTCGACGAGAAGGATATGGGCATCGAGCACGCGCTACTTCCTGAAAAAGGCCTCGTGGTACCTGGCGACGTCATCATCGGCGCCGATAGCCACACCTGTACGCACGGCGCTCTGGGAGCCTTTGCCACGGGCATGGGCAGCACCGACCTAGCCTACGCGATGATAACGGGCAAAAACTGGTTTAAAGTGCCTCCGACTATCAAAGTGATCTTTCGCGGCAAACTTGACCGCCACGTCTACGGCAAGGACCTCATCCTAGAGATCATCCGCCACATCGGCGTGGACGGCGCGCTGTATAAGGCGCTGGAATTTACGGGCGAGACAATAGAGAACCTTGACATGGACGGGCGTTTTTCGATGTGTAACATGGCGATCGAGGCCGGCGGCAAAAGCGGCATCATCGCGGTCGATGAAACTACGAAAGAGTTTTTAAAAGGTAAAAATTTACGCGCCGAGCCGAAGCTGCACTACTCCGACGAGGGCGCAAACTACGAGCAAATTTTGCAGATCGACGTTAGCAAGCTCGATCCCGTGATCGCCTATCCTTTTTTGCCAAGCAACGGCAAGAGCGTGCGCGAGGCGGTGAAAGACGACATCGCTATCGATCAGGCCTTTATCGGCAGCTGCACGAACGGCAGACTCTCGGATCTGCGCATCGCGGCTGAAATCCTAAAAGGCCGCAAAGTAGCGCGCAAAACCCGCCTCATCATCACGCCGGCGACACAAAAAATCGCCCTGCAAGCGCAAAAAGAGGGGCTGATGGATATATTTGCCGAGGCTGGCGCAGTCGTGAGCAACCCAACCTGCGGCGCATGCCTGGGCGGATATATGGGGATTTTGGGCGTTGGGGAGCGCTGCGTAAGCACGACAAATAGAAACTTCGTCGGCCGTATGGGCGATCGCACGAGCGAGGTGTATCTGGCAAACTCGGCCGTAGCAGCGGCGAGTGCCGTCGTAGGTAAAATTGCCGATCCGCGCGATCTTTAA
- a CDS encoding NFACT RNA binding domain-containing protein — protein sequence MKYANLKQIQSFLGKFKKITAIRRAGDMAIFIQFDGELELFFDLSKSDSAIYANQGFLNVKEYKAPFDVALKKRFWGAKILNLSVPEGNRILKLECEFQGSYKSLASSLFLEFTGRFTNAIITDEKGVIVEALRHIDNNFRVIKPGRELLELPPAMIKERETPPITDFERYFSEEFKRVNNAKLENLRAVKSAAIERKMQNLSEILSGLENEADLNAQSEILSKNAGLILSNLHALKDYEREVTLNDFERGEVRLVLDDSPKIAANAMFAKAKRLKQKAAGLIIERQNLTEKLEFLSNLQTLVNEAGSAEELEILAPKKARAAKQKEQNQNVEDFYVEGYKISIGRNEKGNVWLLKNSKKDDVWMHLKDLPSAHVIIKTAKSAPSEEILRFAAKICVNFSVKGGGTYEVDFTKRNNVKITSGANVNYINFKTILLTKHD from the coding sequence ATGAAATACGCAAATTTAAAACAAATACAATCTTTTCTAGGCAAATTTAAAAAAATAACCGCAATCAGGCGCGCGGGCGATATGGCGATATTTATCCAGTTTGACGGCGAGCTTGAGCTATTTTTCGACCTTAGCAAATCTGACTCCGCGATCTACGCAAATCAGGGTTTTCTAAACGTCAAAGAGTACAAAGCGCCCTTTGACGTCGCGCTTAAAAAGAGGTTCTGGGGAGCTAAAATTTTAAATTTAAGCGTGCCCGAGGGAAATAGAATTTTAAAGCTGGAGTGCGAATTCCAAGGCTCGTATAAGAGCCTGGCTTCGAGCCTGTTTTTGGAGTTTACGGGGCGTTTTACCAATGCGATCATCACGGACGAAAAAGGCGTCATAGTCGAGGCTTTGCGCCATATAGACAATAATTTTCGCGTGATAAAACCGGGGCGCGAGCTGCTTGAGCTGCCGCCGGCTATGATAAAAGAGCGAGAGACACCGCCGATAACGGACTTTGAGCGGTATTTTAGCGAGGAATTTAAGCGCGTAAATAACGCAAAGCTAGAAAATCTGCGCGCCGTAAAATCGGCCGCGATAGAGCGCAAAATGCAAAATTTAAGCGAAATTTTATCGGGCCTTGAAAACGAAGCGGATCTAAATGCGCAGAGCGAAATTTTAAGCAAAAACGCGGGGTTAATTCTATCAAATTTACACGCGTTAAAGGACTACGAGCGCGAGGTAACGCTAAATGATTTCGAGCGAGGCGAGGTGCGTCTCGTGCTGGATGATAGTCCTAAAATCGCCGCAAATGCGATGTTTGCCAAAGCAAAAAGGCTAAAGCAAAAGGCGGCGGGTCTAATCATCGAGCGGCAAAATTTGACCGAAAAGCTGGAGTTTTTATCAAATTTACAAACGCTCGTAAATGAAGCGGGAAGCGCCGAAGAGCTAGAGATCCTAGCGCCTAAAAAAGCCCGCGCCGCAAAGCAAAAAGAGCAAAATCAAAACGTCGAGGATTTTTATGTCGAGGGTTATAAAATCAGCATCGGACGCAACGAAAAAGGCAACGTCTGGCTGCTAAAAAACTCGAAAAAAGACGACGTCTGGATGCACCTAAAAGACCTGCCGTCCGCGCACGTCATCATCAAAACCGCAAAAAGCGCTCCCAGCGAGGAAATTTTGAGGTTTGCGGCGAAAATTTGCGTAAATTTTAGCGTCAAAGGCGGCGGGACGTACGAGGTTGATTTTACCAAACGTAACAACGTCAAAATTACGAGCGGCGCAAATGTAAATTATATTAATTTTAAGACGATATTACTAACGAAGCATGACTAA
- a CDS encoding GNAT family N-acetyltransferase has translation MENLVILENSANFNPRDIDEIQLSIGWTEQKYIDAAPLWSHYDMFRNCDYFATAKIGEKTVGVLEAFADRDNFATSYLSIIMVHKDYQKKGVGRALMNAFNKKFAHTTTWAITPITQSRDGVAFLEKFGFNETPNFTTCWRKRRIDPLSYEITKKPKKELPQGLVILENSANFNPRDIDEIQLSIGWTEQKYIDAAPLWSHYDMFRNFDYVATAKIGEKTVGVLDAFSDRDNAFTSRLYGIMVHKEYQRKGIGTALMDAFNKKFAHTTTWAITPIGKNKDGVPFLEKFGFNQNTENFTVCWRKRK, from the coding sequence ATGGAAAATTTAGTTATCTTGGAAAACAGCGCGAATTTTAACCCGCGAGATATCGACGAAATCCAACTAAGTATCGGCTGGACTGAGCAAAAATACATCGATGCCGCACCGCTTTGGAGTCACTATGATATGTTTAGAAACTGCGACTACTTCGCTACCGCCAAAATCGGCGAAAAAACCGTCGGCGTACTGGAAGCATTTGCCGATAGGGATAACTTCGCGACATCCTATCTTTCCATCATTATGGTGCATAAAGATTATCAAAAAAAGGGCGTCGGCAGAGCGCTTATGAACGCTTTTAATAAAAAATTCGCCCACACCACAACCTGGGCTATCACGCCGATTACTCAAAGTAGAGACGGGGTGGCTTTTCTGGAAAAATTTGGCTTTAACGAAACGCCGAATTTTACCACTTGCTGGAGAAAGCGAAGGATCGATCCTTTGTCCTATGAGATAACCAAAAAGCCTAAAAAAGAGCTGCCGCAAGGTCTCGTTATCCTAGAAAACAGCGCGAATTTTAACCCGCGAGACATCGACGAAATCCAACTAAGTATCGGCTGGACGGAGCAAAAATACATTGATGCCGCGCCGCTTTGGAGCCATTATGATATGTTTCGAAATTTCGACTACGTCGCTACCGCCAAAATCGGCGAAAAAACCGTCGGCGTTTTAGACGCATTTAGCGATAGAGACAACGCCTTTACGTCCCGGCTTTACGGCATTATGGTGCATAAAGAGTATCAGCGAAAGGGCATCGGCACGGCTTTGATGGATGCGTTTAATAAAAAATTCGCCCACACCACGACTTGGGCTATCACGCCGATCGGCAAAAACAAAGACGGAGTGCCGTTTTTAGAAAAATTCGGTTTTAACCAAAATACGGAAAATTTCACCGTGTGCTGGCGAAAACGTAAATAA